A section of the Chelmon rostratus isolate fCheRos1 chromosome 16, fCheRos1.pri, whole genome shotgun sequence genome encodes:
- the LOC121619467 gene encoding H-2 class I histocompatibility antigen, Q9 alpha chain-like isoform X1 translates to MRQSTMRTLFFLVLLGAGLHGAAAVAHSLKYFYTGSSGVPNFPEFVSVGMVDDVQIDRYDSNTRRNVPKQDWMSRVLVEYPEYLERETQKRMGHQQWFKANIEIAKQRFNQTGGVHIVQRMYGCEWDNETGVVNGYTQWGYDGEDFISFDLKTETFIAAKPQAVITKQKWDNDKVQITNNKDYLTQICPEWLKKYLNYGSSSLLRTELPSVSLLQKTPSSPVSCHASGFYPNRASLVWRKDGEELHEGVDLGEILPNHDGTFQMSADLKPSASEDWGKYECVFQLSGVKDVVTRLDKAAIRTNWESPVYIYIIVAVVVLALALIAAVGFMIYKKKNAKRPPSPINNPEVMEELNPQA, encoded by the exons ATGCGACAGTCCACAATGAggactttgttttttctggttcTCCTGGGAGCAGGTCTACATGGGGCGGCGGCAG TGGCTCACTCTCTGAAGTATTTCTACACTGGTTCTTCTGGAGTCCCAAACTTCCCAGAGTTTGTGTCAGTTGGGATGGTTGATGACGTTCAGATAGATCGATATGACAGCAACACCAGGAGAAACGTACCCAAACAGGACTGGATGAGCAGAGTCTTGGTAGAATATCCGGAGTACTTGGAGAGGGAGACTCAGAAGCGAATGGGTCACCAGCAGTGGTTCAAAGCCAACATTGAAATTGCAAAGCAGCGCTTCAACCAAACTGGAG gtgtccACATTGTCCAGAGGATGTACGGCTGTGAGTGGGACAATGAGACTGGAGTGGTTAATGGTTACACTCAGTGGGGTTATGATGGAGAAGACTTCATCTCATTTGACCTGAAGACAGAGACATTCATCGCTGCAAAACCACAAGCTGTCATCACCAAACAGAAGTGGGATAATGACAAAGTTCAGATAACAAATAACAAAGACTACCTGACCCAGATTTGTCCTGAGTGGCTGAAGAAGTATTTGAACTATGGGAGCAGCTCTCTGCTGAGAACAG AgctcccctcagtgtctctcctccagaagactccctcctctccagtcaGCTGCCACGCTTCAGGTTTCTACCCTAACAGAGCCTCACTCGTctggaggaaagatggagaggagcttCACGAGGGCGTGGACCTCGGAGAGATCCTCCCCAACCACGATGGAACCTTCCAGATGAGCGCTGACCTGAAACCTTCAGCGTCTGAAGACTGGGGGAAGTACgaatgtgtgtttcagctctctgGTGTGAAGGACGTCGTCACCAGACTGGACAAAGCAGCGATCAGGACCAACTGGG AGAGTCctgtttacatttacatcatTGTTGCAGTGGTTGTTCTCGCTCTCGCCCTCATCGCTGCCGTTGGATTCATGATTTACAAAAAGAAGAATG ccaaacGCCCTCCATCTC CTATAAACAACCCTGAGGTCATGGAGGAACTGAATCCACAAgcctga